One genomic window of Pseudomonas aeruginosa includes the following:
- a CDS encoding ABC transporter substrate-binding protein codes for MKALTSSLLGLFAAPVLAGLLGAYVPLASAAPPKEIRIAVPDVSAGSSHSGGGVVDVLYTRQLLEKEFANDGIAVKWSFFKGAGPVVNEAFANGQVDFAYLGDLAAIIGKSGGLDSRLLAATARGVNHYLGVQPGSGIKTLEDLKGKRVGIFRGTASQLSFDNALASVGLSEKDLKVINLDFSAALSALAARQIDATWGLAGLFALRDRGLAEIPLSTRDLNGAGTLQALLVGSGAFVDAHPDITERLLKVQLQAQDWLAREENRDAYIELVSKQASYPVVILQSEYRGRKLGDALSPRLDADFLGRLDASIQAAKRFGLIRREFSAEQWAAPELLEAAGKLAKAKAVAQAAE; via the coding sequence ATGAAAGCGCTTACGTCTTCCCTGCTCGGTCTGTTCGCCGCGCCTGTGCTCGCCGGCCTGCTCGGTGCCTACGTGCCGCTGGCGAGCGCCGCTCCGCCGAAGGAAATCCGCATCGCGGTGCCGGACGTCAGCGCCGGCAGTTCGCACTCGGGCGGCGGCGTGGTCGACGTGCTCTACACCCGCCAGTTGCTGGAGAAGGAGTTCGCCAACGACGGCATCGCGGTGAAATGGAGCTTCTTCAAGGGCGCCGGCCCGGTGGTCAACGAAGCGTTCGCCAACGGCCAGGTGGACTTCGCCTACCTCGGCGACCTGGCGGCGATCATCGGCAAGTCCGGAGGCCTGGACAGCCGCCTGCTGGCCGCTACCGCGCGAGGGGTCAACCACTATCTCGGCGTGCAGCCGGGCTCCGGGATCAAGACCCTGGAGGATCTCAAGGGCAAGCGCGTAGGCATCTTCCGTGGCACCGCCAGCCAGTTGTCGTTCGACAATGCCCTGGCCAGCGTCGGTCTCAGCGAGAAGGACCTGAAGGTGATCAACCTCGATTTCAGCGCCGCCCTGTCCGCCCTCGCAGCCAGGCAGATCGATGCCACCTGGGGCCTGGCCGGACTGTTCGCCCTGCGCGACCGCGGGCTCGCGGAAATTCCGCTGAGCACCCGCGACCTGAACGGCGCCGGCACCCTGCAGGCGCTGCTGGTCGGCTCCGGAGCCTTCGTCGATGCCCATCCGGACATCACCGAGCGGCTGCTCAAGGTGCAGTTGCAGGCCCAGGACTGGCTGGCCCGCGAGGAGAACCGCGACGCCTACATCGAACTGGTGTCGAAGCAGGCCAGCTACCCGGTGGTGATCCTGCAGAGCGAGTACCGTGGCCGCAAGCTGGGCGACGCCCTGTCGCCGCGCCTGGACGCCGATTTCCTTGGCCGGCTGGATGCTTCGATCCAGGCGGCCAAGCGTTTCGGCCTGATCCGTCGCGAATTCAGCGCCGAGCAGTGGGCCGCGCCGGAACTGCTGGAGGCGGCCGGCAAGCTGGCGAAGGCCAAGGCCGTGGCGCAGGCGGCGGAGTGA
- a CDS encoding clavaminate synthase family protein: MNLDSKLFDATLDLERVKVSVRTLVKLSRQEQSAIIRTLNEFGFLLLRSEHGEDRQELLALKELFGRAAPHPRADADGIVPISNARYVSGYLGSTPLEHKLHTDGAFLDTPEQLCSLQCVRNAREGGETLLASAGLAFERLRRRMPTKHLGLLRGDALTIVRKHQSSTQPVFRLNGEALGIKFRQNDGAAEVVEHPVAVEAFAELVAALEDPACQLRIKLEPGEILVLDNTAVLHGRTAFCANELREMRRLNFDGHGRLRAELELGFKVGL; the protein is encoded by the coding sequence ATGAATCTCGATAGCAAATTGTTCGACGCGACACTCGATCTCGAACGCGTGAAAGTTTCGGTGAGAACGCTGGTGAAGTTATCCCGCCAGGAACAATCGGCGATCATCCGGACCCTCAACGAGTTTGGTTTCCTGCTGTTGCGCAGCGAACACGGCGAAGACAGGCAGGAACTTCTCGCGCTCAAGGAGTTGTTCGGCCGCGCCGCCCCCCACCCGCGCGCCGACGCCGACGGCATCGTGCCGATCAGCAATGCGCGGTATGTCAGCGGCTACCTCGGCTCCACGCCGCTGGAGCACAAGCTGCACACCGACGGCGCTTTCCTCGACACCCCGGAGCAATTGTGCAGCCTGCAATGCGTGCGCAACGCCCGGGAGGGCGGGGAGACCCTGCTGGCCAGCGCCGGACTGGCCTTCGAGCGCCTGCGCCGGCGCATGCCGACCAAGCATCTCGGCCTGCTGCGCGGCGACGCCCTGACCATCGTGCGCAAGCACCAGAGCAGCACCCAGCCGGTGTTCCGCCTGAACGGCGAGGCGCTGGGCATCAAGTTCCGGCAGAACGACGGGGCGGCCGAGGTGGTCGAGCACCCTGTGGCGGTGGAGGCCTTCGCCGAACTGGTGGCGGCGCTCGAGGATCCGGCCTGCCAACTGCGGATCAAGCTCGAACCGGGGGAAATCCTGGTGCTCGACAACACCGCGGTGTTGCACGGGCGCACCGCCTTCTGCGCCAACGAACTGCGCGAAATGCGCCGGCTCAACTTCGACGGCCACGGCCGCCTGCGGGCGGAGCTGGAACTGGGCTTCAAGGTGGGGTTGTGA
- a CDS encoding AEC family transporter — protein MIAQFVAVVLPILICTGIGFAWSRSAGPVDTRALVFLVANVGFPCLLLSSLDRPGLSIGMVAGVFLATALAVLAFALLGLVALRLLRMPVRRYLPSIMLPNSGNMGIPIAYLAFGEEALVYAVAFSTLIQVGHATLGVWFASGDITPASILRNPMIYALAVALGLIALGWSLPPPLRDVTRLLGGITVPLMLVMLGLSLAGLRLHETWRPLLLSLVRVWGGFAVGYGIATGLGMEAVAAGTFAIQCGMPTAVLTYLLAKRYDGPVNEVAGMVLITTLLVLLSTPLFIQLLPRA, from the coding sequence GTGATCGCACAGTTCGTCGCGGTGGTGCTGCCGATCCTGATCTGCACCGGGATCGGTTTCGCCTGGAGCCGTTCCGCCGGGCCGGTGGATACCCGCGCGCTGGTGTTCCTGGTGGCCAACGTCGGCTTTCCCTGCCTGCTGCTGTCGTCGCTGGACCGCCCCGGCCTGTCCATTGGCATGGTGGCCGGGGTGTTCCTCGCCACCGCGCTGGCGGTGCTGGCGTTCGCCCTGCTGGGCCTGGTCGCCCTGCGCCTGCTGCGGATGCCGGTGCGGCGCTACCTGCCGTCGATCATGCTGCCGAACTCCGGGAACATGGGCATCCCCATCGCCTACCTGGCCTTCGGCGAGGAGGCGCTGGTGTATGCGGTGGCGTTCTCCACCCTGATCCAGGTGGGTCACGCGACGCTCGGCGTCTGGTTCGCTTCGGGCGATATCACCCCGGCGAGCATCCTGCGCAACCCGATGATCTATGCCCTGGCCGTGGCGCTGGGCCTGATCGCCCTGGGCTGGAGCCTGCCGCCGCCGTTGCGCGATGTGACCCGCCTGCTGGGTGGGATTACCGTGCCGCTGATGCTGGTGATGCTCGGCCTGTCGCTGGCCGGTCTGCGCCTGCACGAGACCTGGCGGCCGTTGCTGCTGTCTCTGGTGCGGGTCTGGGGCGGTTTCGCGGTCGGCTATGGGATCGCTACCGGCCTGGGCATGGAGGCGGTGGCGGCGGGCACCTTCGCCATCCAGTGCGGGATGCCGACCGCGGTGCTCACCTACCTGTTGGCCAAGCGTTACGACGGACCGGTGAACGAAGTGGCAGGCATGGTGCTGATCACCACGCTGCTGGTGCTGCTCTCCACGCCTTTGTTCATCCAGTTGCTGCCGCGCGCGTGA
- a CDS encoding OprD family porin, with protein MQNLRRAVFAGLVAGTLSEGAAATAGDGGFVEDSELQFLARTYYFNRDYRDSPNNAGRNRFKPRSERNGYREEATQGLRLQFASGYTPGSLGFGLDAHAMLGLQLDSGGGRTGTGNLPVGADGHPDHRYGKVGGALRLRHGETRLKYGQTTTSAPVFAASSNRTLAGMAYGLLLEDRSFDGLLLEGGRFTAASGPGESKVRGDISTVYGRLGAYPVRLDAVGFLGGQWQATERLQLSLYASRFDDIWQQAYFGASHRQPLGGERALRVDLDAYRTRDSGQSRFGRIDTLASSLALGYEQGPQRITLAYQRVHGEQPFDYMAFGDGRSSASMVLANSVGYSDFNGPGERSWQLRYDLDLGALGLPGLSLHALHARGRAGASASSAAESIYAGLYGRDGRHRESDLGFAYRVKAGPLAGLALRASQAWHRGNASYLDGDIDETRLVVDYSRSIW; from the coding sequence ATGCAAAATCTCAGACGCGCTGTATTCGCCGGCCTGGTCGCCGGCACGCTTTCCGAAGGGGCGGCCGCGACGGCCGGGGATGGGGGCTTCGTCGAGGACAGCGAACTGCAGTTCCTCGCTCGCACCTACTACTTCAACCGCGACTACCGCGACAGCCCGAACAACGCCGGGCGCAACCGCTTCAAGCCCAGGAGCGAGCGCAACGGCTACCGTGAGGAAGCCACCCAGGGCCTGCGCCTCCAGTTCGCCTCCGGCTACACGCCGGGCAGCCTCGGCTTCGGCCTCGACGCCCATGCCATGCTCGGCCTGCAACTGGACAGCGGCGGCGGCCGCACCGGCACCGGCAACCTGCCGGTCGGCGCCGACGGCCATCCCGACCATCGCTACGGCAAGGTCGGTGGCGCCCTCAGGCTACGCCACGGCGAAACCCGCCTGAAGTACGGCCAGACCACCACCAGCGCGCCGGTGTTCGCCGCCAGCAGCAACCGCACGCTGGCCGGCATGGCCTACGGCCTGCTGCTGGAGGACCGCTCGTTCGACGGGCTGCTGCTCGAGGGCGGGCGCTTCACCGCCGCCTCCGGCCCCGGCGAATCCAAGGTCCGCGGCGACATCAGCACCGTCTACGGACGCCTCGGCGCCTATCCGGTGCGCCTCGACGCGGTCGGCTTCCTCGGCGGTCAATGGCAGGCCACGGAGCGGCTGCAACTGTCGCTCTACGCCTCGCGCTTCGACGACATCTGGCAGCAGGCCTATTTCGGCGCCAGCCATCGCCAGCCGCTGGGCGGGGAGCGCGCGCTGCGGGTCGACCTCGACGCCTACCGCACCCGCGACAGCGGCCAGAGCCGCTTCGGCCGCATCGACACCCTGGCCAGCTCCCTGGCCCTGGGCTACGAACAGGGGCCGCAGCGCATCACCCTGGCCTACCAGCGTGTCCATGGCGAGCAGCCGTTCGACTACATGGCCTTCGGCGACGGGCGCTCCAGCGCGTCCATGGTACTGGCCAACTCGGTGGGCTACTCCGACTTCAACGGACCGGGCGAGCGTTCCTGGCAATTACGCTATGACCTGGACCTCGGCGCGCTCGGCCTGCCTGGGCTCAGCCTGCATGCGCTGCATGCCCGCGGCCGTGCCGGGGCCAGCGCCAGCAGTGCCGCCGAGAGCATCTACGCCGGACTCTACGGGCGTGACGGGCGGCACCGGGAAAGCGACCTCGGCTTCGCCTATCGGGTCAAGGCGGGCCCCCTCGCCGGCCTCGCGCTGCGCGCCTCGCAGGCCTGGCACCGGGGCAACGCGAGCTATCTCGACGGCGACATCGACGAAACCCGGCTGGTCGTCGATTACTCCCGCTCGATCTGGTGA
- a CDS encoding acid phosphatase, with the protein MNNKTLCPSLLLCLSLLAPLSCLGETAAAPYPLAHPPRLADYLPPPPAADSAAAVADLGAVLEAQRLRTPEQVRRVRAHDQWEDNVFPFAGDLLGASFDKERLPLTRSFFNRAQENLVEVLMPAKKHFARPRPYEVTPKVKPVLPPPEGESYPSGHTMDSYFKASLLSMLVPEHHDAFFARAEEHAQSRVLAGVHFPSDLEGGQTAAAALVASLLADPAVAADFAAVREELRGALGLPKLQ; encoded by the coding sequence ATGAACAACAAGACCCTATGCCCTTCGCTCTTGCTCTGCCTTTCGCTGCTCGCACCGCTGTCTTGTCTCGGGGAGACCGCCGCCGCGCCCTATCCGCTGGCCCACCCACCGCGCCTGGCCGACTACCTCCCGCCGCCGCCGGCGGCGGACTCGGCTGCGGCCGTCGCCGATCTCGGCGCGGTGCTGGAGGCGCAACGCCTGCGCACGCCCGAACAGGTACGCCGGGTACGCGCCCACGACCAGTGGGAGGACAACGTCTTCCCCTTCGCCGGCGACCTGCTGGGCGCCTCGTTCGACAAGGAACGCCTGCCGCTGACCCGGAGTTTCTTCAACCGCGCCCAGGAAAACCTGGTCGAGGTGCTGATGCCGGCGAAGAAGCACTTCGCCCGCCCGCGTCCCTACGAAGTGACACCGAAGGTGAAGCCGGTGCTGCCGCCGCCGGAGGGGGAGTCCTATCCCAGCGGCCACACCATGGACAGCTACTTCAAGGCCTCGCTGCTGAGCATGCTGGTGCCGGAGCATCACGATGCGTTCTTCGCCCGCGCCGAGGAGCATGCGCAGAGCCGTGTGCTGGCCGGCGTGCACTTCCCCAGCGACCTGGAAGGCGGGCAGACCGCCGCCGCGGCGCTGGTGGCGAGCCTGCTGGCCGATCCGGCGGTGGCCGCCGACTTCGCCGCGGTGCGCGAGGAGCTGCGCGGCGCGCTGGGGTTGCCGAAACTCCAGTAG
- a CDS encoding LysR family transcriptional regulator, whose protein sequence is MDLRQLRYFIALAEHRSFVRAADAMGITQPAFSRSIQGLEQELGCQLVDRGSKDLRPTPEGQVVLQHALSLVQGSANLIHEIAQLNKLDAGELRFGSGPAPAQQLVPDAVADFINRHPRVQISLDVDNWEKLSRALLREEIEFFVADIRDFEADPNFQTRPLTPRRGQFFCRPQHPLLGKDSLSTNDLFNYPLASTLIPPGIRKLLANLSGKIDFAANIRCENMHALIRIVRQTDAIGIASDETLRPYLQRGELQPLQWRNLPQNLDSLSARCGIISRSGYRLSAAAKAMIETLVELDQAQHAAA, encoded by the coding sequence ATGGATCTGCGCCAACTGCGTTACTTCATCGCCCTCGCCGAACACCGCAGTTTCGTCCGCGCGGCGGACGCCATGGGCATCACCCAGCCGGCCTTCAGCCGCAGCATCCAGGGCCTGGAGCAGGAGCTTGGCTGTCAGTTGGTGGACCGTGGCAGCAAGGACCTGCGCCCGACGCCGGAAGGCCAGGTGGTGCTGCAACACGCGCTGAGCCTGGTGCAGGGGTCGGCCAACCTGATCCACGAGATCGCCCAGTTGAACAAGCTGGATGCCGGCGAGCTGCGCTTCGGCAGCGGGCCGGCGCCGGCCCAGCAACTGGTGCCGGACGCGGTGGCCGACTTCATCAACCGCCACCCGCGGGTGCAGATCAGCCTGGACGTGGACAACTGGGAAAAGCTCAGCCGCGCCCTGCTCCGCGAAGAGATCGAATTCTTCGTCGCCGACATCCGCGACTTCGAGGCCGACCCGAACTTCCAGACGCGCCCGCTGACCCCGCGCCGCGGCCAGTTCTTCTGCCGTCCGCAACATCCGCTGCTGGGCAAGGACAGCCTGTCCACCAACGACCTGTTCAACTACCCGCTGGCCTCGACCCTGATTCCCCCGGGCATCCGCAAGCTGCTGGCGAACCTCAGCGGCAAGATCGACTTCGCCGCCAACATCCGCTGCGAGAACATGCACGCGCTGATCCGTATCGTCCGCCAGACCGACGCCATCGGCATCGCCAGCGACGAGACCCTGCGCCCCTACCTGCAGCGCGGCGAACTGCAACCGCTACAGTGGCGCAACCTGCCGCAGAACCTGGATAGCCTCAGCGCCCGCTGCGGCATCATCAGCCGCAGCGGCTACCGGCTTTCGGCAGCGGCCAAGGCGATGATCGAGACGCTGGTGGAACTGGACCAGGCGCAACACGCGGCGGCCTGA
- a CDS encoding TonB-dependent receptor, translated as MKHHYRLPLRRTPPGGSDYALALLLALGGALPASAADAPAPAEEAPPLASSVPDKADTALGKVTVTARRREEDSQKVPTPITVLGGETLEAQRISRVQDLQQVLPSVNVAYIHARQSSVAVRGIGNNPASDGLEGSAGIYLDNVYLGRPGMAVFDLLDIEQLELLRGPQGTLFGKNTTAGVLNISTRAPTFTAERTVEVSGGQDGYFQGRGTVSGPLGETLAGRLSAYRTRDDGYIKNIHDDNYLNGGERQGARGQLLFEPNEDFSLRWIADYNEEDSSNGSMVVYGGAERFWQRAALVGASPLRDPQRRKVNINGRQHVSVHQGGSSLEANWNLAGGYRLTSISAYRYWHFTPANDEQLNVSAINDTGVEVHDRQFSQEIRLASPTGGAFDYVVGAYAFRQNLGNKTFTSYGPLADLYLLGANLGALNDTYSKANGKIETDSFALFAQGTWHLSERLDFTAGLRGTYEEKNAKVERFAPLGGAAVGGVGAAVRNGQLGAYDSGDLSQYNFAPSALLSLSYQFSDDLLGYASLSHGEKSGGVNLAVGSAPSAGADSLLVGPERANDAELGLKSTLFDRRLLLNANLFWTGIHGYQATTLYQAPGSTQLVQVLANAGSVRSRGLEFEATALPLRGLTLNFNGSYNDVTYLSFKDAPCPAEVSTRPGAPSSCDLTGQRVVGASKWIANLNGEYQWRLDDRFQPYVSASYAYRSAAEGTLDNSDLSKIDGYALVNLAAGLRSDLGDGQLDTSVWLKNAFDKDYYLSAFASINGSYTASVGQPRTLGVSLRYDF; from the coding sequence ATGAAGCACCACTACCGCCTGCCGCTCCGCCGAACGCCGCCCGGCGGCTCCGACTACGCCCTGGCCCTGCTGCTCGCCCTCGGCGGTGCTTTGCCGGCCAGTGCCGCCGATGCTCCCGCGCCCGCCGAGGAAGCGCCGCCGCTGGCCAGCAGCGTTCCGGACAAGGCCGATACGGCCCTGGGCAAGGTCACTGTCACCGCGCGTCGCCGCGAGGAGGATTCGCAGAAGGTACCGACGCCGATCACCGTGCTCGGCGGCGAGACTCTCGAGGCCCAGCGCATCTCCCGGGTGCAGGACCTGCAGCAGGTGCTGCCCAGCGTCAATGTCGCCTACATCCATGCGCGGCAGTCGAGCGTCGCCGTGCGCGGCATCGGCAACAACCCCGCCAGCGACGGCCTGGAAGGCAGCGCCGGGATCTACCTCGACAACGTCTACCTGGGACGTCCGGGAATGGCCGTGTTCGACCTGCTGGACATCGAGCAACTGGAGCTGCTGCGCGGTCCGCAGGGCACCCTGTTCGGCAAGAACACCACCGCCGGGGTGCTGAACATCAGCACCCGCGCGCCGACCTTCACTGCCGAGCGTACCGTCGAGGTCTCCGGCGGGCAGGATGGCTACTTCCAGGGCCGCGGCACGGTTTCCGGGCCGCTCGGCGAAACCCTCGCCGGACGCCTCTCGGCCTATCGCACCCGCGACGACGGCTACATCAAGAACATCCACGACGACAACTATCTCAACGGCGGCGAGCGCCAGGGCGCGCGCGGGCAATTGCTGTTCGAGCCGAACGAGGACTTCAGCCTGCGCTGGATCGCCGACTACAACGAGGAGGATTCGAGCAACGGCAGCATGGTGGTCTACGGCGGCGCCGAGCGTTTCTGGCAGCGCGCCGCGCTGGTCGGCGCTTCGCCGTTGCGCGATCCGCAGCGCAGGAAGGTCAACATCAACGGCCGCCAGCACGTCAGCGTGCACCAGGGCGGCAGCTCGCTGGAGGCCAACTGGAACCTCGCCGGCGGCTACCGCCTGACCTCCATCAGCGCCTACCGCTACTGGCACTTCACCCCGGCCAACGACGAGCAACTGAACGTCTCGGCGATCAACGACACCGGGGTGGAAGTGCACGACCGGCAGTTCTCCCAGGAGATCCGCCTGGCCTCGCCCACCGGCGGTGCCTTCGACTACGTGGTGGGCGCCTACGCGTTCAGGCAGAACCTCGGCAACAAGACCTTCACCTCCTACGGACCGTTGGCCGACCTGTACCTGCTCGGCGCCAATCTCGGCGCGCTGAACGACACCTACTCGAAGGCCAACGGCAAGATCGAGACCGACAGCTTCGCGCTGTTCGCCCAGGGCACCTGGCACCTCAGCGAACGCCTGGACTTCACCGCCGGCCTGCGCGGTACCTACGAGGAGAAGAACGCCAAGGTCGAGCGCTTCGCTCCGCTGGGCGGCGCGGCGGTCGGCGGGGTCGGCGCGGCGGTGCGCAACGGCCAGCTCGGCGCCTACGATTCCGGCGATCTCAGCCAGTACAACTTCGCCCCTTCGGCGTTGCTCAGCCTCAGCTACCAGTTCAGCGACGACCTGCTCGGCTACGCCAGCCTGTCCCACGGCGAGAAGTCCGGCGGGGTCAACCTGGCGGTGGGCAGCGCACCGAGCGCCGGCGCCGATTCGCTGCTGGTCGGACCGGAGCGCGCCAACGACGCCGAGCTGGGCCTGAAGAGCACGCTCTTCGACCGGCGCCTGCTGCTCAACGCCAACCTGTTCTGGACCGGCATCCACGGCTACCAGGCCACCACCCTGTACCAGGCGCCGGGCTCGACCCAGTTGGTGCAGGTGCTGGCCAACGCCGGCAGCGTGCGCTCGCGTGGTCTGGAGTTCGAGGCCACCGCGCTGCCGTTGCGCGGCCTGACCCTGAACTTCAACGGCTCCTATAACGACGTCACCTACCTGTCGTTCAAGGATGCCCCGTGCCCTGCGGAAGTCAGCACCCGGCCCGGCGCGCCGAGCAGTTGCGACCTCACCGGGCAGCGCGTGGTCGGCGCCTCGAAATGGATCGCCAATCTCAATGGCGAATACCAGTGGCGCCTCGACGACCGCTTCCAACCCTACGTCAGCGCCAGCTACGCCTACCGCTCCGCCGCCGAGGGCACGCTGGACAACTCCGACCTTTCGAAGATCGACGGCTACGCCCTGGTGAACCTCGCCGCCGGTCTGCGCAGCGATCTCGGCGACGGCCAACTGGACACCTCGGTATGGCTGAAGAACGCCTTCGACAAGGACTACTACCTGAGCGCCTTCGCCAGCATCAACGGCTCCTACACCGCATCGGTGGGGCAGCCGCGCACGCTCGGCGTATCGCTGCGCTACGACTTCTGA
- a CDS encoding TauD/TfdA dioxygenase family protein yields MSNAAQALATPVRLDIRPVAGRIGAEIRGVTLSGELDAATVEAIQAALVRHKVIFFRDQSHLDDQTQEAFAHLLGEPVAHPTVPSREGTRFLLELDGAEGRRANSWHTDVTFVEAYPKASILRSVVAPESGGDTVWANTASAYADLPAELRELADRLWAVHSNEYDYAGVKPSASVEQLENYRKVFTSTVYETEHPVVRVHPQSGERTLLLGHFVKRLKGLSQHDSAHLFAVLQGHVTRLENTVRWRWQAGDVAIWDNRATQHYAIDDYGDQPRVVRRVTLGGDVPVGIDGQRSRTIRKA; encoded by the coding sequence ATGAGCAATGCAGCACAAGCCCTCGCCACGCCGGTACGGCTCGACATCCGGCCGGTCGCCGGACGGATCGGCGCGGAGATTCGCGGCGTGACCCTGTCCGGCGAACTGGACGCCGCCACCGTCGAGGCGATCCAGGCCGCCCTGGTACGCCACAAGGTGATCTTCTTCCGGGACCAGAGCCATCTCGACGACCAGACCCAGGAGGCCTTCGCCCACTTGCTCGGCGAACCGGTCGCCCACCCCACCGTGCCGTCCCGCGAAGGCACCCGCTTCCTCCTCGAGCTGGATGGCGCCGAAGGCCGCCGGGCCAATTCCTGGCATACCGACGTGACCTTCGTCGAGGCCTACCCGAAGGCCTCGATCCTGCGCAGCGTGGTGGCCCCGGAGTCCGGCGGCGACACCGTCTGGGCCAACACGGCGAGCGCCTACGCCGACCTGCCGGCGGAGCTGCGCGAACTGGCCGACCGGCTCTGGGCGGTGCACAGCAACGAGTACGACTACGCCGGGGTCAAGCCCAGCGCCTCGGTGGAGCAGTTGGAGAACTACCGCAAGGTGTTCACCTCGACCGTCTACGAGACCGAGCACCCGGTGGTCCGCGTGCATCCGCAAAGCGGCGAGCGGACGCTGCTCCTCGGCCACTTCGTGAAACGCCTGAAGGGTCTTTCGCAGCATGACTCGGCGCACCTCTTCGCGGTGCTGCAGGGGCACGTCACGCGCCTGGAGAACACCGTGCGCTGGCGCTGGCAGGCCGGCGACGTGGCGATCTGGGACAATCGCGCGACCCAGCACTACGCGATCGACGACTACGGCGACCAGCCGCGCGTGGTGCGCCGGGTGACCCTCGGCGGCGACGTGCCGGTAGGCATCGACGGGCAACGCAGCCGGACGATCCGGAAGGCATGA
- a CDS encoding Re/Si-specific NAD(P)(+) transhydrogenase subunit alpha yields the protein MQIGVPLETHAGETRVSATPETVKKLIGQGHQVIVQSGAGVNASQPDSAYEAAGATIGSAAEAFGADLVLKVVAPSAAELAQMKSGAVLVGMLNPFDNENIARMAERGITAFALEAAPRTSRAQSLDVLSSQANIAGYKAVMLAANHYPRFMPMLMTAAGTVKAARVLILGAGVAGLQAIATAKRLGAVIEASDVRPAVKEQIESLGAKFVDVPYETDEERECAEGVGGYARPMPASWMERQAKAVHERAKQSDIVITTALIPGRKAPTLLHEATVAEMKPGSVVIDLAAAQGGNCPLTEADQVVVRHGVTIVGHSNLAALVPADASALYARNILDFLKLTLNAEGFSVNLEDDIVAACLMCRDGQAVRKNG from the coding sequence GTGCAGATCGGTGTCCCCCTCGAGACCCATGCCGGTGAGACGCGGGTTTCCGCCACCCCGGAAACCGTCAAGAAGCTGATCGGCCAAGGCCACCAGGTGATCGTCCAGAGCGGCGCCGGCGTCAACGCCAGCCAGCCGGACAGTGCCTATGAAGCCGCTGGCGCGACGATCGGCAGCGCCGCCGAGGCCTTCGGCGCCGACCTGGTGCTGAAGGTGGTCGCGCCCAGCGCCGCCGAGCTGGCCCAGATGAAAAGCGGTGCCGTGCTGGTCGGCATGCTCAACCCCTTCGACAACGAGAACATCGCCCGCATGGCCGAGCGCGGCATCACCGCCTTCGCCCTCGAGGCCGCGCCGCGTACCTCGCGGGCGCAGAGCCTGGACGTGCTCTCCTCGCAGGCCAACATCGCCGGCTACAAGGCGGTGATGCTCGCCGCCAACCACTACCCGCGCTTCATGCCGATGCTGATGACCGCCGCCGGCACCGTGAAGGCCGCCCGCGTGCTGATCCTCGGCGCCGGCGTCGCCGGCCTGCAGGCGATCGCCACGGCCAAGCGCCTGGGCGCGGTGATCGAGGCTTCCGACGTGCGTCCGGCGGTGAAGGAGCAGATCGAGTCGCTCGGCGCCAAGTTCGTCGACGTGCCCTACGAGACCGACGAAGAGCGCGAGTGCGCCGAAGGCGTCGGCGGCTACGCGCGGCCGATGCCGGCCTCGTGGATGGAGCGCCAGGCCAAGGCCGTGCACGAGCGCGCCAAGCAGTCGGACATCGTCATCACCACCGCGCTGATCCCCGGCCGCAAGGCGCCGACGCTGCTGCACGAGGCGACCGTGGCGGAGATGAAGCCGGGCTCGGTGGTCATCGACCTGGCCGCCGCCCAGGGCGGCAACTGCCCGCTGACCGAGGCCGACCAGGTCGTGGTCCGGCACGGCGTGACCATCGTCGGCCACAGCAACCTGGCCGCGCTGGTACCGGCGGACGCCTCGGCGCTATACGCGCGCAACATCCTCGATTTCCTCAAGCTCACCCTGAACGCCGAAGGCTTCAGCGTGAACCTCGAGGACGACATCGTCGCCGCCTGCCTGATGTGCCGCGACGGCCAGGCGGTGCGCAAGAACGGCTGA
- a CDS encoding NAD(P) transhydrogenase subunit alpha has translation MDIISDGIYNLIIFVLAVYVGYHVVWNVTPALHTPLMAVTNAISAIVIVGAMLAAALTVTPLGKAMGTLAVALAAVNVFGGFLVTRRMLEMFKKKAPKAGGH, from the coding sequence ATGGATATCATTTCTGACGGGATCTACAACCTGATCATCTTCGTGCTGGCCGTGTACGTCGGCTACCACGTGGTATGGAACGTCACCCCTGCCTTGCACACCCCGCTGATGGCGGTGACCAACGCGATTTCCGCGATCGTCATCGTCGGCGCCATGCTCGCCGCCGCCCTGACCGTGACCCCGCTGGGCAAGGCCATGGGCACCCTCGCCGTGGCCCTGGCCGCGGTCAATGTGTTCGGTGGCTTCCTGGTCACCCGGCGCATGCTGGAAATGTTCAAGAAGAAAGCGCCGAAGGCGGGGGGCCACTGA